The DNA segment CACGTAGCTCGCGACGAACGCGCCGAGCAGCATCGTCGAGAGGCCGACGCTTCCGAAGTAGAACAGGGGGTTGTTGGTGCGCGCGAGCTGGTAGAGCGTGACGACGATGAGGCTCCCGTCGCGAAGCGGCCGGAGATTGGTCTCCGAGCCGTCGGGCCGGGGTTCGTATCTGATCGGAACGACGCCGGTCGAGATGTCGCGCTTCGCGCACTCGACGGCCATCTCGGTCTCGATGCCGAACCCGGTGGCGTCGAGCGTCATTCGCTCGGCTGACTTCCGGGTGAACGCGCGGTAGCCCGAGAGGATGTCCCGGAACTCCGGACCGTGCATGAGCCCGAACGCCCAATTGATCAACCGGTTGCCGGCGTGGTTGACCCGCGACATCGCCCCCGGGGCCATGTCGGCGAACCGGTTGCCGATGACGTGTTCGTACTCGCCCGAGACCAGCGGCTCGAGCATCGTGTCCGCGTCCTCGGGGCGGTAGGTGCCGTCGCCGTCGACCATCAACACGTACGGCGCCTCGATGTGCTCGAGCGCTTCGCGGACCGCCTGCCCCTTTCCGGCTCCGGTCTGGACGACCACCCGCGCGCCCCGTTCGGTCGCGATCCCGCGGGTCTCGTCGTCCGAGTCGCCGTCGACCACCAGCACGTTCGTGAACCCGTGCTCACGAAAGCCATCGACGACGTCGCCGATCGTCTCGGCCTCGTCGAGCGTCGGAATGAGAACGCAGACGTCGTCTCGGTCGACCATCGGCGAAAGGTCGGCCGGGCCGCCGCATAAAAGGCGCGTTTCGCCCGGCACGCGAACGACGCGAGCGTCGTCCGAAGCTGATCGATTTATTAGTCCCAGTCGAGAAGGGCGACGCATGTGCGCTGGTCCCGAGACGATCGACGTCGCGATCCCCACCTACGAGTCCGGGGCCGTCCTCGACGGGACGCTGGAGCGCCTCGCTCGCGCGGAGGAGGCCGCTCCGGTCACCGTCTCACGGCTCGTCGTCGTCGACAACGAGAGCGACGACGACACGCGGGAGATCGCGCGAACGGCGGCCGACGTGAACGACTGGGAACCGGTCGTAACGTCGCGTCCCTCCACGCTGCCGGAGGCGCGAGAGCTCGCGATCGATCGCGTAGAGAGCGAGTGGTTCCTCTTCCTCGACGACGACGTCCGGCTCTCGGAGTCCTATCTCGCCGACGTCGTCGGGGCCGTCGCGCCGGCAGTCGGGGCCGTCCAGGGTCGGAAGGGATCGCGAGACGAACGCAACACCGACTGGGTGCGCAGGCGAGCGCGACGGGGGGGTACCCACGCGACGCTCGTCCGTCGCTCGACGGTCGAGGACCTCTCGTACCCCGACGACCTGCTGGTGTTGGAGGACGAGTACACCAGGCGGCACGTCGAGGACGACGGCTACCTCTGGGTGTTCAACCACCGCGCGCGGTTCGAGCACGCGAGCCAGGAGCGCCACCCGATCGGCTGGCGGGAGGGGTATCTCGGAGGGAAGTACGGACTCTCGCAGTTCCACACCGTCGCGCTCAACGTCCCGTTCTCGCTCGCGAGCGGGCGATCGCCCGCACCCCACGCCGAACGCGCGCTGGGCTGGGTCGCCGGACGGGCCCGCCGCGGCGCGGCATCGATCCGAGCGGAGGGGATCGACGCATGAGTGCCGGCATCCTCGACGTCGGCTGCGGCAACAACAAGCGCCACCCGGAGGCCGTGGGCATGGACATCCGGGAGTACGACGACGTCGACGTCGTCCACGATCTCAACGACACCCCCTGGCCGTTCGAGGACGACCGCTTCGAGCGCGTGCTCGCCTACTCGGTGCTCGAGCACGTCCCCGACCTCCCGGCGGTGATGGGCGAGATCCACCGCATCTCGAAACACGGGGCGCTCCTCGAGGGGAAGGTCCCCCACTGGAAGGACCGCAACGCCTACACCGACCCCACCCACGTCGGGCGCGTGCTGGGGGAGCTCCCGGACGGCACGGAGACGACGTACCCGTGGCCGCTCTCGGGACTCGTCGACGCCTACTACGACGGGTTCGAGCCGCGCGCGACGCTGGTCTGCGGGTTCGACGAGCGGACGTTCGACTTCTGGGACCCGACGACCGGGATGGGCGAGCGGGGCTACTTCGACGCGGAGTTCCGCGTCCGGGAGGTAGAACGGATCCGCCGCGTGCAGTTCTGGAAGTCCCGCCCCGTCGAGTTCACCCTGGAGGTGCGGAAATGACGACCGTCGTGCTCGGGTGGGACGGGCTCGACCACCGGCTGGCCGAGGCGTTCGACCTCACGGAGGCGTTCGGCGAGCACAACCGGGAGCTGTCGACGTTCGACAATCCCGCTCTCGAGAAGCCCCACACCTTCGAGCTGTGGCCGTCGATCATCACCGGCGTCGAACCCGACGAACACGGCATCCACGCCGCGAGCGAAGGGGGCGGCGTCGCCTGGGAGAACCCGGCGATCGCGTTCGCCGCGCGAGCCTCCCGATCGTTCCTCCCGGAGTCCGTCCGGACGAAGGTCGGAAAGGCGCTCAGGAGCGGCGGCGCCGGTCTCGACTTCAAGTCCGCCGACTACTACCGGGAGGCGGGCGTCGAGACGGTGTTCGACGGCCGCAGGTCACGGGCGATCGCGGTGCCGAACTACCGCGTCGAGCGCGACGACCGGCTCGGGTTCGTCGTCGACCGGGGCGCCGATCTAGGCGAGTTCCTCGACATCGAGGACGGCGAGGGCGCCGAGGGCGACTACTCCGCACGCGTCCCGCTCCCCGAGCTCGAGGAACGGCTGGTGAGCGAGGCGACGCGGAAGCTCGGGGCCGTCCGGGCCTGCATCGAGCGCGAGTACGACCTGGTATTCGTCTGGCTGGGCTATCTCGACACCGTCGGTCACCTCGCGCCGACCGTCGACGAGACGGGCTGGCAGGAGCGCGCCTATCGGCTCGCGGCCCGGCTGACCGACGAGGTCCGCGAGGAGCTCTCGGGGGAGGACGTGCTGCTCTGTGTCTCGGACCACGGGCTCCGCGACGGCTATCACACCCACGACGCGTACGTCGGCGCGAGTAGCGAGGAGGCGATCGCGGGGGTCGAGTCGGTGCTCGACGTCCGCGAGGGCATCGAGCGCGTGACCGACCGCCACGAGCCGACGACGCGCCCCGAGGTCCGGCCCGCCTACCGGTGTGAGAGCGAGGTGGAACGCCGCGACGCACGGGACGTCCGCGACCAGCTCGAGGACATGGGCTACCTGTAACGGTCCGTGGCCGTCTCGCGGTCGTCCCGACGGCCCCGACGCCGCCTCAGCCGCTCAGACCCGCGTCCCGATTCGAGCGGGCAGCAGCGACAGCGCCTTCTGCCGGATCCGCGTCGAGATGGCGACCAGAACGACGGTGTAGACGCCCGCCCCGACGGCCACGAGCAGCACCGTGACGACGTGGTTGCGCGGGACCTGTCCGACGAGTCCGAGGAGCACGACCGTCATGACGAGGCTCGCGGCGACCTCGCGGCCGATCTCCGCGGCCGGGATCCGCGGGCGACCGATGAGGGTCGAGAGCGCGTAGTACCCGAGGACCAACGAGAGCGCGGCCGAGAGCGCGGTGGCGACGGCCGCACCGTACCAGCCGTAGCGCGAGACGAGCACGACGTTGAGGAGCAGGTTCGTCGCGACGAACGCGCCGTTGATCCGGAACGCGACGTCCGGCCGGTCGATGGCGTTGATCGCGCTGAGGAGCTGGGAGCCGAAGGCGGCGATCGTCCGTGCGACGATGAGGACGAGGAGGACGGTCGCACCGCGCGTGAACTCGGGGCTGTATATCCGGAGGATGTCCGGCCCGAGAACGGCCGCGCCGAACAGTCCGGGGATCGCGAAGATGCCCACGAAGACGAACCCCTCGTTGAGGTAGTGGTGGATGCGGTCGTAGCGCTCGTCGACGCCCAGGTCGCTGAGCTCGGGAAAGAGCGTCTGCTGGACGGCCACGCTGATCAACGCGAGCGTCGAGGCGAGCGTCCAGGCCACCTCGTAGACGCCGATCAACGACGACGCGACGAAGAACGCCAGCACCGTGGTGTCCATCCAGCCGAACATCTGCGATTGGAGGCTGCCGAGCCAGGAGTAGCGCCCGTAGTCGGCCAGACTGCGCAGGTGGTCGCGCGACGGGAGCTTCGGCCGGACGTCGAAGACGGCCAGACCGACGAGTCCGGCGACGAACAGCGAGAGGGTGTGACCGACGATCAGCCCGGAGACGCCATAGCCGAGCAGGATCAGCCCCACCTGTCCGCCGAGCCGTCCGACCCGTTCGATGACCCTGACGGCCCCCTCGTGGGCCACCTTCTTCTGTCCCGTCAGCCCGGCGGCGATCGAGTCGAAGAACACGTTCGACCAGACGAGCAGGACGAGCATGCCGCTCACCGAGGCGCCGACGTACGCGTTCACGGCGTCGCTGAAGCCGAGGACGAGCGCCGTCGCCACGCCGGCGATCGTCGCGGCGGCGACGAACCCGGCCGAGAGGTACTCGCCCCGTTCGCGCCCCTCGCTCACGCGTTTCTCGATCGCCGCCCTGACGCCGTTGGCGGGCACTTTCAGCCAGAACAGCAGCGCGATCGCCACCATGTAGGTCCCGAGCGCGCTGGCGCCGAGGAGTCGTGCGATGAAGAACGTCGCCAGGAACCCGGCGAGCGAGAGAACGACCTGTGAGACGAAGTAGACGGCCGCAGTTCGTCCAAAACGCATTTACTCGGTGGTGGTGATGCGTATATAAAGCATGACTGATACAGAGCGAGGTCGAGGCGCGTACGATCTCCCGCTCGAGCGCCCGCTCGACCTCCTCCGGGAGGTCTACGACGGTACGATCCGTCGCCGACTGCCGCGGGTGCTCGGCGTTTACAACGGGGTCGTGACCCGGCGGTACTACCTTCTGGATCTCACGCAGTCCACCAACGAGCCGGCGTACAAGCAGGCGCTCGTCGAGGGCGTTCGGGAGGCGATCGACCCCGGGGACGCGGTCGTCGAGATCGGAGCGGGGTTCGGCGTCTGTACGGTCTGGGCCGCGAGGGAGGCGGGAGCCGAGGGTCGCGTGCTCAGCTTCGAGGCGAACGCCGAACAGACGCGCGTGGTACGCGAGGCGCTCGAGCTGACCGGACAGGTCGCTGGCGAGGACCTCCTCGATCGGGTCGACGTCCAGCAGGCGCTCGTCGGCTCCGACCTCGAGACATACGGTTCGATGGCCGGCGCGGCCCGCGTCGAGCCCGCGGCGCTCCCCGACTGTGACGTACTGACGATGGACTGCGAGGGGGCCGAACTGGACGTTCTGCGGGAGCTCTCGGTCGAGCCGCGCACGATCGTCGTCGAAACCCACCCGACGCACGGGGCCCCCACCGACGCGGTCGTCGAGGTGCTCTCCTCGAAGGGGTACGCGATCGAGACGACCCCGGTCACCACGAAGGAGGGCGGCTCGAAGGACGTCGTGACGGCGACGAAGTCCTCGGACACGTAGATCGCCGCGCCGCACTGACCGGACCGTGCCTGTGGCGGACGGGGTCGTGTGACCCGAGGCGGGGAACGCGATCAGGCGCTCGCGACGCGTTCGTAGACCTCGGAGTGCGTCCGGATCGCGTCCTCGAGCGACATGTTCATCTTCGAGAGGGTCTCGAACCCGCGTTCGACCTGCGCTCGGTACAGATCCTCGTCCTCGAGGAGTTCGAACGCGGCGTCGCGCACCGAGGCCGCGTCCCGATCGGCCCAGACGTACGTGCCGTGGTCCTCGAAGAGGAGTCGGATCACGCCGTCCGCCGTCGTGATCGCGGGCGTTCCGCAGGCGATCGACTCCAGGCCCACGTTGCACGTGACGTCGGTCTCCCGGGGAATCAACGTCACGTCGGCAGCGTTGAAGTAGTCGGGCAGCTTCTCGTTGTCGACGAACCCCTCGAACCGGAGGTCGTCCCTGTCCTCGAACTCCTCCTCGAGCGGGCCGTCGCCGACGACGATGACGACCGTCTCCTCGTCGTCCGCGAGCAGTTCCGCGAGTTCGCTCACGAGGGCGGCGCCCTTGTACTCGGTCAGCCGGCCGACGTAGAGGAGGACGTTCGCCTCCGGCGCGATGCCCATCGAGTCGCGGAGCGCCCGAACCCGCTCGTCGTCGTACGGGTAGAACTCGTCGCGGTCGATCGTCGCGGCACACAGCGGCGTCTCGTACCCGTAGCGCTTCCAGCGGGTCATGTACCGGTGGGTCGTGATCTTCACGTCGACGCCGATGGCCCGCCCGAGGAGGCCGTGCCAGTGCGTCGGCTGGGTGCCGGGCCCCACGCCGATGACGATCGGACCGGAGTAGGCCGCACGGACGAAGGCCGCCTGGTAGACGTTGATCGGCACGTGAACGAGATCGGCGTCGGAGAGGTGCCGACGGACCTTCCGCAGCGCGTCGATCGGCTTGTCGACGGCGACGGGGACGATCTCGGCCGCCTCGTCGACCTTCTCGGGCTCGCCGGTGAGGACGACGACGTGGTGGTCCGTCCGGGTCGCGATCGCGTTGATGACGTCGCGGGCCCGCGTGCGGGGACCGTTACCCGAGAGACGGTAGCAGAAGTAGCCGACCTTCATGCCGGCGGCTACGCCACAGCGGAGCAAAAGTCCTGCCGTATCCGTTACCGGTCGACGACCGAGAGCGGGCGTCGGGCCCACCCGGGTGGCGTTTCGACCGTACCCCGGTAAGTATTTAACCGCATGACGACACCTGATCTCTAGTAACCATGCCAATTCTGCTTACAGGAGCGGACGGCTACGTCGGGTGGCCGACGGCCCTCCGTATCGCGGACCGGACCGACGACCGAGTCGTCATGGTCGACGACCTCAGCCGGCGTGGCTGGGTCGACGAGGTCGGCAGCGTCAGCGCGACCCCGATCGGCGACGTCGAGACTCGACTGACGGCGGCGAGGGAGGTCCACGGGCTTCGAAACCTCTCGTTCGTCGAGGGCGATCTCACGGAGAAGGCGTTCGTCGACGAACTGCTCGACGTCCACGAACCGGAGACCGTCGTCCACGTGGCCGCCCAGCCCTCTGCGCCCTACTCGCAGATAAACGGCGAACGGGCGAACTACACCCAGCACAACAACATGCAGGCGACCCGGAACCTCCTGTGGGGACTCGAGGAGGCAGGTCTGACCGACACGCACTTCATCGAGACGACGACCACGGGGATCTACGGCGCGCCGAACTTCCCCGTCCCGGAGGGCGGCGCGACGATGGAACACGGCGGCGAGCGCGACGAGGTGCCGTTCCCGGCGATGGCGGGCTCGTGGTACCACCTGACCAAGGCGCACGACGCGGCCAACGTCCGTCTCGCACACGACCAGTTCGGCATCCCGACGAGCGACGTCCGAACGGCGATCGTCTACGGAACGGAGACCGAGGAGACCCGCGAGGACGAGCGCCTGAAGACCCGGTTCGACTTCGACTACTACTTCGGGACGGTCACCCACCGGTTCTGCGCGCAGGCGGTCGCCGGCTATCCGGTGACGGTCTACGGGAAGGGCGAGCAGCGAAAGCCGTTCGTCAGCCTCGAGGACGCCGTCGAGGGGCTGGCTCGACTCGCGCTCGCGGACCCCGACGACCGCCCGGACGACCACGTCGTCTACAACCAGGTCACGCGGGCGATCAGCATCGTCGAGGTGGCCGAGACCATCGCCGAGACGGGGGCCGACTTCGACCTCGACGTCGAGGTCGAACACTTCGAGAACCCCCGCGACGAGGACGAAACCCACAAGATGGTCATCGAGAACGATCGATACATGGACCTCATCGACGAGCAGCGCCAGTCGTTCTCCGAGGGCGTCGACGACGTCTTCGAGACGCTCGATCGCCACCGCGACACCGTCACAGCCTACGAGGATCGCTTCCTACCGTCGGTCCTCGCGGAGCGGGTCTAGCCGATGAACGTCCTCGTTACGGGCGGCTGTGGCTACGTCGGAAGCGCCCTCCTCCCACACCTGCAGGCGTCCGAGGAGGTCGATCGGCTCATCGTCCTCGATGACCTCTCTACCGGCACTCCGCGAAACCTCTTCGGCCTCGACGTCGCCGACGGGTTCGCCTTCCGATCGGGCGACGTCCGCAACTACGGCGACGTGGAGAACGCGGTCCGCGATGCGGACGCCGTGATCCACCTCGCGGCGATCACCGGCGCGGCGAGCACGCACGACCGGCCCGAGGAGACCCGCGCGGTCAACTACGAGGGGACGAAGAACGTCCTCACGGCCGCCGAGAAGTTCGGCATCGGAAACGTCGTCTTCGCCTCCTCCTGTAACAGCTACGGGCGCGCCGCGAGCGAGGACATCGACGAGAGCGTCGAGCCGGCGCCGATCAACCCCTACGCGGAGACGAAACACGACTCCGAGTCGCTGCTGCGCGAGTTCGTCTCCTCGACCGGCGCCGACGCGACGGCGCTGCGGATGAGCACGAACTACGGGCTCGCTCCCGGGATCCGATTCAACCTCGTGGTCAACCACTTCGTCTTCCGTGCGCTGACGGGACGCCCGCTCACCGTCTACGGCGACGGCAGCAACTGGCGCCCGTTCATCCACGTCAGGGACGCCGCACGCGCGTTCGC comes from the Halalkalicoccus sp. CG83 genome and includes:
- a CDS encoding NAD-dependent epimerase/dehydratase family protein, giving the protein MNVLVTGGCGYVGSALLPHLQASEEVDRLIVLDDLSTGTPRNLFGLDVADGFAFRSGDVRNYGDVENAVRDADAVIHLAAITGAASTHDRPEETRAVNYEGTKNVLTAAEKFGIGNVVFASSCNSYGRAASEDIDESVEPAPINPYAETKHDSESLLREFVSSTGADATALRMSTNYGLAPGIRFNLVVNHFVFRALTGRPLTVYGDGSNWRPFIHVRDAARAFAHAALSPERWSHLVYNVGSNDENYRIAEVARVVRDEIDADLDVTYLQDEHPGPSYHINFDRLAETGFETRYTLPRGVRELAEAFSESRKGTLEGKGMIEP
- a CDS encoding oligosaccharide flippase family protein, whose product is MRFGRTAAVYFVSQVVLSLAGFLATFFIARLLGASALGTYMVAIALLFWLKVPANGVRAAIEKRVSEGRERGEYLSAGFVAAATIAGVATALVLGFSDAVNAYVGASVSGMLVLLVWSNVFFDSIAAGLTGQKKVAHEGAVRVIERVGRLGGQVGLILLGYGVSGLIVGHTLSLFVAGLVGLAVFDVRPKLPSRDHLRSLADYGRYSWLGSLQSQMFGWMDTTVLAFFVASSLIGVYEVAWTLASTLALISVAVQQTLFPELSDLGVDERYDRIHHYLNEGFVFVGIFAIPGLFGAAVLGPDILRIYSPEFTRGATVLLVLIVARTIAAFGSQLLSAINAIDRPDVAFRINGAFVATNLLLNVVLVSRYGWYGAAVATALSAALSLVLGYYALSTLIGRPRIPAAEIGREVAASLVMTVVLLGLVGQVPRNHVVTVLLVAVGAGVYTVVLVAISTRIRQKALSLLPARIGTRV
- a CDS encoding alkaline phosphatase family protein, with product MTTVVLGWDGLDHRLAEAFDLTEAFGEHNRELSTFDNPALEKPHTFELWPSIITGVEPDEHGIHAASEGGGVAWENPAIAFAARASRSFLPESVRTKVGKALRSGGAGLDFKSADYYREAGVETVFDGRRSRAIAVPNYRVERDDRLGFVVDRGADLGEFLDIEDGEGAEGDYSARVPLPELEERLVSEATRKLGAVRACIEREYDLVFVWLGYLDTVGHLAPTVDETGWQERAYRLAARLTDEVREELSGEDVLLCVSDHGLRDGYHTHDAYVGASSEEAIAGVESVLDVREGIERVTDRHEPTTRPEVRPAYRCESEVERRDARDVRDQLEDMGYL
- the aglJ gene encoding S-layer glycoprotein N-glycosyltransferase AglJ is translated as MVDRDDVCVLIPTLDEAETIGDVVDGFREHGFTNVLVVDGDSDDETRGIATERGARVVVQTGAGKGQAVREALEHIEAPYVLMVDGDGTYRPEDADTMLEPLVSGEYEHVIGNRFADMAPGAMSRVNHAGNRLINWAFGLMHGPEFRDILSGYRAFTRKSAERMTLDATGFGIETEMAVECAKRDISTGVVPIRYEPRPDGSETNLRPLRDGSLIVVTLYQLARTNNPLFYFGSVGLSTMLLGAFVASYVGYRWFVHGVGHEVLALVAGVAILLGFQIVMFGLLSDLIVTLHREQMQRFHEERER
- a CDS encoding glycosyltransferase family 2 protein — translated: MCAGPETIDVAIPTYESGAVLDGTLERLARAEEAAPVTVSRLVVVDNESDDDTREIARTAADVNDWEPVVTSRPSTLPEARELAIDRVESEWFLFLDDDVRLSESYLADVVGAVAPAVGAVQGRKGSRDERNTDWVRRRARRGGTHATLVRRSTVEDLSYPDDLLVLEDEYTRRHVEDDGYLWVFNHRARFEHASQERHPIGWREGYLGGKYGLSQFHTVALNVPFSLASGRSPAPHAERALGWVAGRARRGAASIRAEGIDA
- a CDS encoding FkbM family methyltransferase; this encodes MTDTERGRGAYDLPLERPLDLLREVYDGTIRRRLPRVLGVYNGVVTRRYYLLDLTQSTNEPAYKQALVEGVREAIDPGDAVVEIGAGFGVCTVWAAREAGAEGRVLSFEANAEQTRVVREALELTGQVAGEDLLDRVDVQQALVGSDLETYGSMAGAARVEPAALPDCDVLTMDCEGAELDVLRELSVEPRTIVVETHPTHGAPTDAVVEVLSSKGYAIETTPVTTKEGGSKDVVTATKSSDT
- a CDS encoding methyltransferase domain-containing protein; translated protein: MSAGILDVGCGNNKRHPEAVGMDIREYDDVDVVHDLNDTPWPFEDDRFERVLAYSVLEHVPDLPAVMGEIHRISKHGALLEGKVPHWKDRNAYTDPTHVGRVLGELPDGTETTYPWPLSGLVDAYYDGFEPRATLVCGFDERTFDFWDPTTGMGERGYFDAEFRVREVERIRRVQFWKSRPVEFTLEVRK
- a CDS encoding glycosyltransferase family 4 protein → MKVGYFCYRLSGNGPRTRARDVINAIATRTDHHVVVLTGEPEKVDEAAEIVPVAVDKPIDALRKVRRHLSDADLVHVPINVYQAAFVRAAYSGPIVIGVGPGTQPTHWHGLLGRAIGVDVKITTHRYMTRWKRYGYETPLCAATIDRDEFYPYDDERVRALRDSMGIAPEANVLLYVGRLTEYKGAALVSELAELLADDEETVVIVVGDGPLEEEFEDRDDLRFEGFVDNEKLPDYFNAADVTLIPRETDVTCNVGLESIACGTPAITTADGVIRLLFEDHGTYVWADRDAASVRDAAFELLEDEDLYRAQVERGFETLSKMNMSLEDAIRTHSEVYERVASA
- a CDS encoding NAD-dependent epimerase/dehydratase family protein, which encodes MPILLTGADGYVGWPTALRIADRTDDRVVMVDDLSRRGWVDEVGSVSATPIGDVETRLTAAREVHGLRNLSFVEGDLTEKAFVDELLDVHEPETVVHVAAQPSAPYSQINGERANYTQHNNMQATRNLLWGLEEAGLTDTHFIETTTTGIYGAPNFPVPEGGATMEHGGERDEVPFPAMAGSWYHLTKAHDAANVRLAHDQFGIPTSDVRTAIVYGTETEETREDERLKTRFDFDYYFGTVTHRFCAQAVAGYPVTVYGKGEQRKPFVSLEDAVEGLARLALADPDDRPDDHVVYNQVTRAISIVEVAETIAETGADFDLDVEVEHFENPRDEDETHKMVIENDRYMDLIDEQRQSFSEGVDDVFETLDRHRDTVTAYEDRFLPSVLAERV